One Fusobacterium sp. IOR10 genomic region harbors:
- the nth gene encoding endonuclease III: MISDKKKKVKIILSVLEKKFGNPKCALNYKTPFELLVAVILSAQCTDKRVNIVTNDMFKEINTPEEFANLDLKIIEEKIKSTGFYRNKSKNIKKTSQQILKDYNGQVPKEMEELLKLSGVGRKTANVVRGEIWGLADGVTVDTHVKRLSKLIGITEEETPEKIEKDLMEIVPQNKWIEFSHLLILQGRDKCIARRPKCLECEIKKVCKNFNENIKNNS, translated from the coding sequence ATGATTAGTGATAAAAAAAAGAAAGTTAAAATTATTTTATCTGTTTTAGAAAAAAAATTTGGAAATCCTAAATGTGCATTAAATTATAAGACTCCATTTGAACTATTGGTAGCAGTTATCTTATCAGCTCAATGTACAGATAAAAGAGTTAATATTGTTACAAATGATATGTTTAAAGAGATAAATACTCCAGAAGAATTTGCCAATTTAGATTTGAAAATTATAGAAGAAAAAATAAAAAGTACAGGTTTTTATAGGAATAAATCAAAAAATATAAAAAAAACTAGTCAACAAATTTTAAAAGATTATAACGGTCAAGTTCCAAAAGAGATGGAAGAGTTATTAAAGTTAAGTGGTGTAGGAAGAAAAACAGCAAATGTAGTTAGAGGTGAGATTTGGGGGTTAGCTGATGGGGTAACAGTTGATACTCATGTAAAAAGATTAAGTAAATTAATAGGCATAACTGAAGAAGAAACTCCAGAAAAAATAGAAAAAGATTTGATGGAAATAGTTCCACAAAACAAATGGATAGAATTCTCTCATTTGTTAATCCTTCAAGGAAGGGATAAGTGCATAGCAAGAAGACCGAAATGCTTAGAATGTGAAATAAAAAAAGTTTGCAAAAATTTTAATGAAAACATAAAGAATAATTCTTGA
- a CDS encoding cysteine desulfurase family protein — protein MRIYLDNNATTKLDEKVFESMIPYFKEEYGNAFSLHLFGTETGKAVREAREKIANILSVKPEEIIFTGSGTEADNLAIRGIARAYKNRGKHIIVSSIEHPGVRNTCRDLEKEGFEVSEIDVDKNGVIEIEELEKAIREDTILITVMHANNESGAIQPIEKIAKIANKNKILFHVDAVQSMGKKEIKPKEIGIDTLAFTAHKFYGPKGIGALYIRNGVRIGKVITGGGQERKLRPGTTNTPLIVGMANALEDIYNNKDEEESRISKLRDYFEAEVLKRIPEVVINSKSVERLAGTSSVTFKYIEGESILLRLSLKGIAVSSGSACSSDELQASHVLLAMGIPVEFAHGTIRFSMGKYNTKEEIDYTLDNLVDIIKKLREMSPLWDKSKNKI, from the coding sequence ATGAGAATTTATTTAGATAATAATGCAACTACAAAGTTAGATGAAAAAGTATTTGAAAGTATGATTCCTTATTTTAAAGAAGAATATGGAAATGCATTTAGTCTTCATTTATTTGGAACAGAAACAGGAAAAGCAGTGCGAGAAGCAAGAGAAAAAATAGCAAATATTTTAAGTGTAAAGCCTGAAGAAATAATATTTACAGGATCAGGAACAGAAGCTGACAACTTAGCTATTAGAGGAATTGCTAGAGCATATAAAAATAGAGGAAAACATATAATAGTAAGTTCAATAGAACACCCAGGTGTAAGAAATACATGTAGAGATTTAGAAAAAGAAGGTTTTGAAGTAAGTGAAATAGATGTGGATAAAAATGGAGTTATAGAAATAGAAGAATTAGAAAAAGCTATAAGAGAAGATACTATTTTAATAACTGTTATGCATGCAAATAACGAAAGTGGAGCTATACAACCTATAGAAAAAATAGCAAAAATAGCAAATAAAAATAAAATATTATTTCATGTTGATGCAGTTCAAAGCATGGGGAAAAAAGAAATAAAACCTAAAGAAATAGGGATAGATACATTAGCCTTTACAGCACATAAATTTTATGGTCCTAAAGGAATTGGAGCATTATATATAAGAAATGGAGTTAGAATTGGAAAAGTTATTACTGGAGGGGGACAAGAAAGAAAATTAAGACCAGGAACAACTAATACTCCTCTTATTGTTGGTATGGCCAACGCTTTGGAAGATATATATAATAATAAAGATGAAGAAGAAAGCAGAATCTCTAAACTAAGAGATTATTTTGAAGCTGAAGTATTAAAAAGAATACCAGAAGTGGTAATAAACTCAAAATCAGTAGAAAGATTAGCTGGAACATCAAGTGTGACTTTTAAATATATTGAAGGTGAATCAATATTACTTCGTTTAAGTTTAAAAGGGATAGCTGTAAGTTCAGGGTCAGCTTGTTCGTCTGATGAATTACAAGCTTCACATGTTTTATTAGCTATGGGAATTCCAGTTGAGTTTGCTCATGGGACAATAAGATTTAGTATGGGAAAATATAATACAAAGGAAGAAATCGATTATACATTGGATAATTTGGTTGATATAATAAAAAAATTAAGAGAAATGTCTCCTTTGTGGGATAAAAGTAAAAATAAAATTTAG
- the nifU gene encoding Fe-S cluster assembly scaffold protein NifU has product MEYTEKVMDHFSNPRNMGVIKDPDGYGKIGNASCGDIMEIFLKIDDNIITDVKFRTFGCASAIASSSVSTEMVLGKTVDEALEITNKVVVEALGGLPAVKMHCSVLAEEAIKAAIEDYMSKKK; this is encoded by the coding sequence ATGGAATATACAGAAAAAGTAATGGATCATTTTAGTAATCCTAGAAATATGGGAGTAATAAAAGATCCAGATGGATATGGAAAAATAGGAAATGCTTCTTGTGGAGACATAATGGAGATATTTTTGAAAATAGATGATAATATTATTACAGATGTTAAATTCAGAACATTTGGTTGTGCATCTGCCATAGCCTCTTCATCAGTGTCAACAGAAATGGTCTTAGGTAAAACAGTAGATGAAGCTCTAGAGATAACAAATAAAGTTGTTGTAGAAGCTTTAGGAGGCTTACCAGCAGTAAAAATGCATTGTTCAGTTCTTGCTGAGGAAGCAATAAAAGCTGCCATTGAAGATTATATGTCAAAGAAAAAATAA
- the infC gene encoding translation initiation factor IF-3, which translates to MSAISDKIRINERIRGKEFRVISNSGEQMGIMTASEALNEARELDLDLVEISPSAKPPVCKIMDYGKYKYEQTRKAKDAKKKQKMVIVKEVKVRTRIDIHDLETKMNNIQKFLDKDNKVKVTLVQFGRERSYEGMGIALLEQIAEKFEECADIEKRYRDAQKHLLMTLKK; encoded by the coding sequence GTGTCGGCTATTTCTGACAAAATTAGAATCAATGAAAGAATAAGAGGAAAAGAATTTAGAGTTATATCAAATTCAGGAGAACAAATGGGTATAATGACGGCTTCAGAAGCATTAAATGAAGCTAGAGAATTGGATCTTGACTTGGTTGAAATATCACCATCAGCAAAACCACCAGTTTGTAAAATAATGGATTATGGTAAGTACAAATATGAACAAACTAGAAAAGCCAAAGATGCTAAAAAGAAACAAAAAATGGTTATTGTTAAAGAAGTAAAGGTAAGAACAAGAATAGATATTCATGATTTGGAAACAAAGATGAACAATATACAAAAATTTTTAGATAAAGATAATAAAGTAAAAGTGACTTTAGTTCAATTTGGAAGAGAAAGAAGTTATGAGGGAATGGGTATAGCTTTACTTGAACAAATTGCAGAAAAATTTGAAGAATGTGCAGATATAGAAAAAAGGTACAGAGACGCACAAAAGCATTTGCTAATGACATTGAAAAAATAG
- the rpmI gene encoding 50S ribosomal protein L35: protein MPKMKTHRGTAKRVKVTGTGKYVVKHSGKSHILTKKTRKRKNKMKKDGVLLDVYKKHMISLLPYGVGR from the coding sequence ATGCCAAAGATGAAAACTCATAGAGGAACAGCGAAAAGAGTAAAAGTAACAGGAACAGGAAAATATGTAGTAAAACACTCAGGAAAAAGTCACATATTAACTAAAAAAACAAGAAAAAGAAAAAATAAAATGAAAAAAGATGGTGTACTTTTAGATGTATATAAAAAGCACATGATTTCTTTATTACCATATGGAGTAGGAAGATAA
- the rplT gene encoding 50S ribosomal protein L20, whose protein sequence is MRVKTGVVRRRKHKKILKAAKGFRGASGDVVKQAKQAVMRAMAFSTRDRKVRRRKMRQLWIIRINAGARLNGMTYSTFMNGLKRSEIELDRKVLADMALNNAEGFAKLAEAAKAALA, encoded by the coding sequence ATGAGAGTTAAAACTGGTGTAGTAAGAAGAAGAAAACATAAAAAGATTTTAAAAGCTGCTAAAGGATTCAGAGGAGCTTCTGGAGACGTAGTAAAACAAGCTAAACAAGCTGTAATGAGAGCAATGGCTTTTTCAACTAGAGATAGAAAAGTAAGAAGAAGAAAAATGAGACAATTATGGATCATCAGAATAAATGCAGGAGCAAGATTAAATGGAATGACTTATTCTACATTTATGAATGGATTAAAAAGATCTGAAATTGAATTAGATAGAAAAGTTCTAGCAGATATGGCATTAAATAATGCAGAAGGATTTGCTAAATTAGCAGAAGCAGCAAAAGCAGCTTTAGCTTAG